In Citrus sinensis cultivar Valencia sweet orange chromosome 3, DVS_A1.0, whole genome shotgun sequence, the sequence ATGTGGCTGTACGTGGAACATAGTTCATTATTCGTtacccaaaattaaaaaaatgaatgtgaGGAGGGTTTGTCTCATTGGCTGtcaacttcttcttctttttttttttttaaatttttatagtcTTGCGGAATggatattacaaatttacaatCTCATGTCTACTGGAAATATGAAATCGATAAGCTTTATAGTTTATAGTACGATTAAGATGTCTATTAAGTATAATTCGAAAATTCTACATAAATATACGCTTCCTTTAACATTTGactgtgatttatttaatacagTAAATTCGAGATCAACGTTTAACAAAATTCTGGTTTCTTCTGGTTGTTAACTTGTTTTCAGCCGTCGTCCGGGATAAGCCAAAATGAAAGTCCCGTCTCTCCAATTGGTCCACAATCGAAAAGATTAGTTggacaaaatttcaattcaaacagttttgaaaaacaatatatatatatatgacaaTTGCTAAAGAACAAACGatgcatgataaaattgatatcAGAAAATTAAGGAGGGTGGTCAAAGCCAGCTGGTCCAGCTGATATCGGAGAATGTCATATCACGTCTTATCCTCGATTTTAATTGCTGTATCGGAACCGAATTTCACAGCCAGTAGCTACTACTACCagaaacaaaatgaatatttaagcCACCCCCAGAGCTGCCCCGCGACCGCGCGAGTTACGGCTTGCGGGTTTCGAAGTCTGCCGcctttaaaatgatttaacaTTGTTTACTGATAAAATCagacaatattttttataaatggaTACTTCTAAGAAGCAGTGATGAATTAAACCCCAATTATTTCCGAATTTAAGGAATAATTAACATGAAATCTTGTTTCAATGCTCGTGTGACAGTTCGTGTAAGCTTCTATATAGATCTATGATTGCgtatttgtaataattgtgGAGCATGATTCAATAATTGTAAGTATGGGAGAAAAGTTGCTttgcaatttttattatatgaataTGACATATACGCCAGGCATGAATGAATGCGATAACATGATTTCATAAGATCGCACGAATGGCCCAAATCCTAGTGTGTGATTGCATTGTTTCGTCCGGAAATATGCCCGCACACGCAAACATGTGAACTCTTTCAAAGGTAATGAATCGTTATTGTTAACTATTAAGCCACGCGCTTGAAAGAATTATGGAATATGATACTCTTCTTATTTGAActcaactaaatttttaaagatattttatcaTGTATTTTTTAGTGATAATGtatggataaaatttaacttcttttacttttttattgtttaactACCAATCagtaatgaaattatttgcTCAATAAATGATCAGATCATGAGAGAATTCTGATCCAAAAATTTTAGCCAAAAAGTCAAGTTCTACTACTGCATTTGTAAGAAACAATTTATTCGATTTATTCCTTAGAATTATATATACCTGTGTTCTTGCGGGAATATTCTGGAAAACGAATAAACCATGCGGTTTAAACACTTTAAGTTTTAAGCCTTTAAAATTCCgcggttttaaaatttttcctgTACTTTAAGATTCTGGACAAAAAAACTattgatatatatatgagtTAAAAAGTCATCGCCGATAATACCTAACCGAAGTAGTGTTGGTTTGATTTCGAAGGATTAAAAATGGACAAGAGTACAAGTCCAGCTAACACGCAATGCTATCACTTCACGTCCTCACTTGATAGATCGAAATGGGTGAATaatgaaggaaaatattatatttgacaATTCTTGCAGTTGCAGATTTTTTCCTCTACCAAGCTGTACATGTTAGATTGTCCGATGGTATTGCTTCTTTCAGTATTTAATAACAAACTCGCgggtttgatttaattttttttatggtgcCCACTGTtcaataaagaatatttcaaCTGATCAATAAAGAattcttctttccttttgaAAAGGCATAAAAGATTCTTCAAGAAGCCAAAAGAGTATAGGTTTTTCATCCACCTAACAAATCATTCAGAGTTACATTATAAGTCACTCAATAAGGTTAAGTTTCGGGTATAATCAGCCGGAGTTCTGTCAAATATTTAAGGTGACAAGGTCAATCAAAAAAGTGACATATAATGTGCGAAGCAACGTGCAAACTTCCCAAAGCGAGTTCATAAATCTTTGGACTCTTCAAactccaatttaattttttgaaataatgaaattattatatttcattcacTCTTTATCATGCATGTGTTTCAATTAATAATGCTTAAGGTACCCATGCTCTTAAACCACCAAAATCTCTCTTTAAATAGATATATATTAAATCCAATTTGgtcatttttacatttttttaaaaaatgacttaaTCAATTCCGTGTTTCCGTTAAACACATCGGGCCACCTTGAAAAACAGAACTGATAATTCAatccaattaaaattcaaatttgattgGATTCGAATTAATTTGAAGCCAAGCTAGACCACATCCTGGATTCAAACTTCTGCAATCGGATAAATTTGCAGTAGAtacaatttcaaatataaagcTCGTTGGTTTTTGCACCAGTGAAAGTAGTTTGCTTGGGTCCAACGGCCTGTAAACATAGGCTTTAGCCCGAAGAATAGTTGGACCGACTATATTTGCCTAATTCAAATGCTGGTGTAATAAATAGTGGAATGTTATCGAATTCTAcctaaatattttcattttatctttcaaaattaaaaaaaaaaaaataaggaaacaaaaatttggattatcaaatgtttttcaatgttgaaatttttgaaattaaatgattatattaagAAGGGATATTATCAAATGCCCAGATAATATTTTCTAACATATCACTTTACcaccaaagttttcaaaaaatattaagtggTATTTGATGATCCCTAACAAGAAACTGAtgctaattttatattaattttaataatacaaataaattgcagtaatatatttaataaaaataaataattattttaagaaaattattttatctttgttGCTTGCTCTTTTAACATTTGTAATTGgctatttaaatcaatttaatgagTACAcatcaattataatatttaatttaataatagtaaataatTGTATTGTCTTATTGAGAAATTACcacattctttttttctttttggtattAAATCATCACTgctgattaaatttattaaattgaagtACTTTACATACCCCTGCAACGtcatcatttttaaaaaaataaaagttaggttttttaaaataaagctaggtatttaataataaaatgataagaattaaagtattaaatggtaaaatgtaattataaaatagaataataacGATAAAGAAATATATCAGAAGATAGTTGAGTCCTATTTAATGATAtaccataaataattaaacgaGATAAATACttgtcataattatttatctcATCGATTCAAACATAAAAGGACATCACAGAGCACCAAATCGAACGTAATAAACACGCCacgaaataaagaaaataaatatacaaggAATCTCACTCAATAATAATGTACGacgttacatttttttttaaaaaataataataataataaaaagaaaaatcaacaaGAGCAAGTAGATAATTTCTTCATCTCACTAATTTCCAAATCAGCCCCAGAGATAACATCAATCTTGGAACCCGCAAGCATCGGCGGCCCATCAACTTTGCCGTTGCCGCATTCCAATTCCTTCTTAGAAACGGCGCCGTAAATTTCCTGGAGCAGCCTGAAAAAGGCAGTATCCACATTGTCACCATTAAGTGCGGATGCCTCAGAGAAAAACAAGCCTTGATCCTCTGCAAACTCAACAGCATCCTCCGCCGAAACTGCCCGCATATCCACAAGATCAGATTTGTTTCCAATCAGTATGATCCTGATGGAGCTGTCAGCATGAGCGCGCAGTTCCTCCACCCACCTAGCCACATGATCAAACGACTGTCGTTTCGTGATGTCGTACACTACTACGGCCCCTAAGGCACCTCTATAGTACGCACTTGTCACCGCCCGGTACCTAAACGCAAACGCAACAAGacttaatggttaaataaCTTTCATTCAGCTTTGGACCCTATTTCGTGATACGGAAAGACAAACCTTTCTTGGCCAGCAGTGTCCCAGATCTGGGCTTTGATGATCTTGCCGTTGATGGTGACAGTTCTGGTTTGGAACTCGACGCCAATGGTTGATTTCGAGTCAAAGAAAAACTCATTCTTGGTGAATCTCGAAAGAATCTGAGACTTGCCCACGGCCGAGTCACCGATCACCACTACCTTGAACACATAGTCTATTTTGTCAGGAATCATATTCTCTTGTTGTTGATGACGATGATCGGTGGCATCGCCACTCATTTCTtcgttcatttttttctttttttcactttcACCAGAAAAAATTCTCACTCTGGAGGGGGatgtattctttttaaatattcctCTTGTATGtatgaatgaaatatttgatatatTGATTTTGCTTTGGTCTTGGCTTTTGGTGTTGGTGGGTGTAAGTGGGGGCAAGtgaagagggaaaaaaaaattaacgtcTAAAAAGATGAGGAGACAAACTAAAGCCGGGTTCAAGGTTTTTCGGTCACAGCCTCGccagtgaaaaaaaaaagtaaaaaataaaaaataaaaatgaaaacgatGTCTACGCCCACTGTGCAGTCCTTGTCCTCTTTGTAATGCATTCTCGACGACAAGCCGTGCATTAttgttttatcaattaattttggtaCTTCATGTTTTAAAGAAACTTCGCGCCGGTTTGACCCCCTGTCTGTCTGTCAAAAAGCTATATCTAATTGCTGCC encodes:
- the LOC127900531 gene encoding ras-related protein RABA3-like, with amino-acid sequence MNEEMSGDATDHRHQQQENMIPDKIDYVFKVVVIGDSAVGKSQILSRFTKNEFFFDSKSTIGVEFQTRTVTINGKIIKAQIWDTAGQERYRAVTSAYYRGALGAVVVYDITKRQSFDHVARWVEELRAHADSSIRIILIGNKSDLVDMRAVSAEDAVEFAEDQGLFFSEASALNGDNVDTAFFRLLQEIYGAVSKKELECGNGKVDGPPMLAGSKIDVISGADLEISEMKKLSTCSC